Proteins found in one Arthrobacter sp. U41 genomic segment:
- a CDS encoding alpha/beta hydrolase has protein sequence MSVPAVLPLWREDVLGSRFARLELPLASDDEGPVVATLVRHGGSGGVPAPVTAHAGLPPGAGPWPRVRSALRRFFDPDGHRAPAGQAAAGQGSHVPDIRAPEKVVLYLHGWADYFLQAELADHVVASGFHFYALDLRKFGRSLRDWQTPGYTTDLAVYDEDIAAALAEIGSDIAARTGSTVAPTVHLLAHSLGGLVAALWADRNPGRLGTLILNAPWLELQGSSLIRNIAMHFVEPLARTDPHRALLLPAMPGYWDSVSGTAHGEWDVDPVWRPKESFPVRPGWTKAVMAGHAAVAQRLDIKSPVLVMLSGRTRIQAEWSEELMGLDAVIDVEETARSALGLGRRAAVFRYPGALHDVFLSRRAVRREAYDDLVLWLSLYPG, from the coding sequence ATGAGCGTTCCAGCGGTGCTGCCGCTGTGGCGCGAGGACGTGCTGGGCAGCCGCTTTGCGCGCCTGGAACTACCGCTCGCATCCGACGACGAAGGACCCGTGGTGGCGACCCTGGTGCGGCATGGCGGGTCGGGCGGAGTGCCGGCTCCGGTGACAGCGCATGCCGGCCTGCCGCCCGGGGCGGGCCCCTGGCCGCGGGTCCGGTCCGCCCTGCGCCGGTTCTTCGACCCTGACGGGCACAGGGCACCGGCGGGCCAGGCCGCGGCAGGCCAAGGTTCGCACGTCCCGGACATCCGGGCACCGGAGAAGGTGGTCCTGTACCTGCACGGCTGGGCCGACTATTTCCTGCAGGCCGAACTGGCCGATCACGTCGTTGCCAGCGGGTTCCACTTCTACGCCCTGGACCTGCGGAAGTTCGGACGCAGCCTGCGGGACTGGCAGACACCCGGCTATACGACCGACCTGGCCGTCTATGACGAGGACATCGCAGCGGCGCTGGCAGAGATCGGCTCAGACATCGCCGCGCGCACCGGCAGCACGGTGGCGCCGACCGTGCACCTGCTCGCGCATTCCCTCGGCGGCCTGGTCGCAGCGCTGTGGGCGGACCGGAATCCGGGCAGGCTGGGCACCCTGATCCTCAATGCGCCCTGGCTGGAGCTCCAGGGCAGCAGCCTGATCCGGAACATCGCAATGCACTTCGTGGAACCGTTGGCGCGCACCGACCCGCACCGGGCGCTCCTGCTGCCCGCCATGCCCGGTTACTGGGACAGCGTAAGCGGCACCGCGCACGGTGAATGGGACGTGGATCCCGTGTGGCGTCCGAAGGAGTCGTTCCCGGTCCGGCCGGGCTGGACGAAGGCGGTCATGGCCGGCCATGCGGCCGTGGCGCAGCGGCTCGACATCAAGTCCCCGGTATTGGTGATGCTTTCCGGACGCACCCGGATTCAGGCCGAATGGTCAGAGGAACTCATGGGACTCGACGCCGTGATCGATGTCGAGGAAACGGCGCGCAGTGCGCTCGGGCTGGGCCGCCGGGCGGCGGTGTTCCGCTACCCGGGGGCGCTCCACGACGTTTTCCTGTCCCGCCGCGCGGTGCGGCGGGAAGCCTACGACGATCTGGTCCTGTGGCTGAGCCTGTACCCGGGCTGA
- a CDS encoding alpha/beta hydrolase, which produces MEWVPDILGDDFEACTFPAAGPNGVERTATLVRHLPGPGGGTAAGRRPRAVLFLHGWSDYFFNEELAEFWSGQGFAFYALDMHNHGRSLHAGTHGGYVADLDDYDAEITAAIGIIASLHPEAAPPPSVALMGHSTGGLIAALWASRHPGVISQLILDSPWLEMHGSPALRRAARTMVEPLARFRPEAVIRLPERAFYWRSISSAAEGEWTLDDKYRPPRAFPVRAGWLSAVLAGQARVARGLNIDVPILVLISGASANGMFWRESMRRTDAVLDVNTIALRALSLGRTVTLERIDGALHDVFLSAPRVRADAYARLARWLRAYVLDDGGTG; this is translated from the coding sequence ATGGAATGGGTACCCGACATCCTCGGCGACGACTTCGAGGCCTGCACCTTCCCGGCTGCCGGCCCCAACGGGGTCGAGCGGACTGCCACCCTGGTCCGGCACCTTCCCGGCCCCGGCGGAGGCACCGCCGCCGGGCGCCGGCCCCGGGCCGTGCTGTTCCTGCATGGCTGGAGTGACTACTTCTTCAACGAGGAACTCGCCGAATTCTGGAGCGGGCAGGGGTTCGCGTTTTACGCCCTTGACATGCACAACCACGGGCGGAGCCTGCACGCCGGCACGCACGGCGGCTATGTGGCCGATCTGGACGACTACGACGCCGAGATCACCGCAGCAATTGGCATCATTGCCTCCCTGCATCCCGAGGCGGCACCTCCGCCATCCGTGGCGCTGATGGGGCATTCCACCGGCGGGCTGATTGCCGCGCTGTGGGCCAGCCGGCACCCGGGGGTCATCTCGCAGCTGATCCTGGACAGCCCCTGGCTGGAAATGCACGGCAGCCCCGCCCTGCGCCGGGCGGCCCGGACCATGGTGGAACCGCTCGCGCGGTTCCGGCCCGAAGCCGTCATCCGTCTCCCCGAACGCGCTTTCTACTGGCGGAGCATCAGCAGTGCCGCGGAGGGAGAGTGGACCCTGGATGACAAGTACCGCCCGCCCCGGGCGTTCCCCGTCCGGGCCGGCTGGCTCAGCGCCGTCCTCGCCGGCCAGGCGCGGGTGGCCCGGGGGCTGAACATCGACGTCCCCATCCTGGTCCTGATCTCCGGCGCCAGCGCCAACGGGATGTTCTGGAGGGAATCCATGCGGCGCACCGACGCGGTGCTGGACGTCAACACCATCGCCCTCCGCGCCCTCAGCCTGGGCCGCACCGTGACGCTGGAACGGATCGACGGGGCCCTGCATGATGTGTTCCTGTCCGCCCCGCGCGTCCGCGCCGACGCCTATGCCCGGCTGGCCCGCTGGCTCCGCGCGTATGTGCTGGACGACGGCGGCACGGGATGA
- the ctaD gene encoding aa3-type cytochrome oxidase subunit I, giving the protein MATTYSQPTGILEAPVVPKSKGRIVVNWMTTTDHKTIGYMYLITSFVFFCFGGVMALLIRAELFEPGMQILQTKEQYNQLFTMHGTVMLLMFATPLFAGFANVMMPLQIGAPDVAFPRLNALAFWFFLFGSTIAVSGFITPQGAASFGWFAYAPLSNTTFSPGVGGDLWVFGLALTGFGTILGAVNFITTIICMRAPGMTMWRMPIFTWNILVTSILVLMAFPPLAAALFALGADRRFGAHIFDPENGGAVLWQHLFWFFGHPEVYIIALPFFGIVSEIFPVFSRKPIFGYKGLVYATISIAALSVTVWAHHMYVTGSVLLPFFSFMTMLIAVPTGVKFFNWIGTMWRGSITFETPMLWSIGFLATFLFGGLTGIILASPPLDFHVSDSYFVVAHFHYVVFGTVVFAMFAGFYFWWPKWTGKMLNERLGKIHFWMLFLGFHGTFLIQHWLGVEGMPRRYADYMPQDNFTWMNQFSTYASFLLGASLIPFFWNVYITWRSNERVTVDDPWGFGASLEWATSCPPPRHNFTSLPRIRSERPALDLHHPELSQSYTVESPAPAAATLGNADQKDQAQ; this is encoded by the coding sequence GTGGCAACCACCTATTCACAGCCCACCGGGATCCTTGAGGCTCCCGTAGTACCCAAATCCAAGGGACGCATCGTCGTCAACTGGATGACCACGACCGACCACAAGACCATCGGGTACATGTACCTGATCACGTCGTTTGTGTTCTTCTGCTTCGGCGGAGTCATGGCGCTGCTGATCCGCGCCGAACTGTTCGAGCCCGGCATGCAGATCCTGCAGACCAAGGAGCAGTACAACCAGCTGTTCACCATGCACGGCACCGTGATGCTGCTGATGTTCGCGACGCCGCTGTTCGCCGGCTTCGCCAACGTCATGATGCCGCTGCAGATCGGCGCCCCGGACGTCGCCTTCCCGCGGCTGAATGCACTGGCCTTCTGGTTCTTCCTCTTCGGCTCCACCATCGCCGTGTCCGGCTTCATCACCCCGCAGGGTGCGGCGTCGTTCGGCTGGTTCGCGTACGCGCCGCTGTCCAACACAACGTTCAGCCCCGGCGTGGGCGGTGACCTCTGGGTCTTCGGCCTGGCGCTTACCGGCTTCGGCACCATCCTCGGTGCGGTGAACTTCATCACCACCATCATCTGCATGCGCGCCCCGGGCATGACCATGTGGCGTATGCCGATCTTCACCTGGAACATCCTCGTCACGTCAATCCTGGTCCTGATGGCCTTCCCGCCGCTGGCTGCAGCCCTCTTCGCCCTCGGCGCGGACCGCCGCTTCGGAGCGCACATCTTCGACCCGGAGAACGGCGGCGCCGTCCTCTGGCAGCACCTGTTCTGGTTCTTCGGACACCCGGAGGTCTACATCATCGCCCTGCCGTTCTTCGGCATCGTCTCCGAAATCTTCCCGGTCTTCAGCCGCAAACCGATCTTCGGCTACAAGGGTCTGGTCTACGCAACGATCTCCATCGCCGCGCTGTCCGTGACCGTGTGGGCCCACCACATGTACGTCACCGGCTCGGTCCTGCTGCCGTTCTTCTCCTTCATGACGATGCTGATCGCGGTACCCACCGGGGTGAAGTTCTTCAACTGGATCGGCACCATGTGGCGGGGTTCCATCACTTTTGAAACGCCGATGCTCTGGAGCATCGGGTTCCTGGCGACGTTCCTCTTTGGCGGATTGACCGGCATCATCCTGGCTTCCCCGCCGCTGGACTTCCACGTTTCGGACTCCTACTTCGTGGTGGCGCACTTCCACTACGTGGTCTTTGGAACCGTGGTGTTCGCGATGTTCGCGGGCTTCTACTTCTGGTGGCCGAAGTGGACCGGCAAGATGCTCAACGAGCGTCTTGGCAAGATCCACTTCTGGATGCTGTTCCTCGGTTTCCACGGCACCTTCCTCATCCAGCACTGGCTGGGCGTCGAGGGGATGCCCCGCCGCTACGCGGACTACATGCCGCAGGACAACTTCACCTGGATGAACCAGTTCTCCACCTACGCGTCCTTCCTGCTGGGTGCCTCGCTGATCCCGTTCTTCTGGAACGTCTACATCACCTGGCGCAGCAACGAGCGGGTCACGGTTGATGACCCGTGGGGCTTCGGTGCATCCCTCGAATGGGCGACCTCCTGCCCGCCGCCGCGCCACAACTTCACCTCGCTGCCGCGGATCCGGTCGGAGCGTCCGGCCCTGGACCTGCACCACCCAGAGCTCTCCCAGTCATACACCGTCGAATCTCCTGCCCCGGCAGCAGCAACGCTCGGTAACGCCGACCAGAAGGATCAAGCCCAGTGA
- a CDS encoding isoprenyl transferase, producing MALGKKKNPVRQRSTPVLSPYPHPSGAVPPAIPAEFIPRHVAIVMDGNGRWANQRGLPRIEGHKAGEPALLDVVAGAIELGIEHLSVYAFSTENWRRSPEEVRFLMGFNKDVLRRQRNQLDEWGVRIRWSGRRPRLWGSVIRELEEAEDFTRGNSTCTLNMCVNYGGRAEIADAVSAIAEEVAAGRLKPGAITEKTIQKYLDEPDLPDVDLFLRSSGEQRLSNFMLWQSAYAEFVFMDTLWPDVDRRTLWDAVEIYAQRDRRYGGAVDAAPAAPAGPA from the coding sequence GTGGCGTTGGGTAAAAAGAAGAATCCGGTCCGGCAGCGCAGCACCCCCGTGCTGAGCCCCTACCCGCATCCCTCCGGGGCCGTCCCGCCGGCCATCCCGGCGGAGTTCATCCCGCGGCACGTCGCGATCGTGATGGACGGCAACGGGCGCTGGGCCAACCAGCGCGGCCTGCCGCGGATCGAAGGGCACAAGGCGGGGGAGCCGGCCCTGCTGGACGTGGTGGCCGGCGCGATCGAGCTTGGCATCGAGCACCTCAGTGTCTATGCCTTCTCCACGGAAAACTGGCGCCGCTCGCCCGAGGAGGTCCGCTTCCTGATGGGATTTAACAAGGATGTGCTACGTCGGCAGCGCAACCAGCTGGATGAGTGGGGCGTCCGGATCCGCTGGTCCGGGCGGCGGCCGAGGCTGTGGGGGTCGGTGATCCGGGAGCTGGAGGAGGCCGAGGACTTCACCCGGGGCAACAGCACGTGCACGTTGAACATGTGTGTTAACTACGGGGGGCGCGCCGAAATCGCGGATGCGGTGTCCGCGATCGCGGAAGAGGTGGCGGCCGGGAGGCTCAAGCCGGGCGCCATCACCGAGAAAACGATCCAGAAATACCTGGACGAGCCGGACCTGCCCGACGTCGACCTGTTCCTGCGCAGCTCCGGCGAGCAGCGGCTCTCCAACTTTATGCTCTGGCAGTCGGCCTACGCCGAATTCGTCTTTATGGACACGCTCTGGCCCGATGTGGACCGGCGCACGCTGTGGGATGCCGTGGAGATCTATGCCCAGCGGGACCGCCGCTACGGCGGCGCGGTTGATGCAGCCCCTGCCGCCCCCGCCGGCCCGGCCTGA
- a CDS encoding HesB/IscA family protein translates to MSTTTNENSADTTATAGGELATHEVKLTDVAAGKVRSLLEQEGRTDLRLRVAVQPGGCSGLIYQLYFDERLLDGDAVRDYDGVEVVVDKMSVPYLSGASIDFEDTISKQGFTIDNPNAGGSCACGDSFH, encoded by the coding sequence ATGAGCACTACAACCAATGAAAACAGCGCCGACACCACCGCCACGGCGGGCGGGGAACTGGCCACGCACGAGGTAAAGCTGACCGACGTCGCCGCGGGCAAGGTCCGCAGCCTGCTCGAGCAGGAGGGCCGCACCGACCTGCGCCTCCGCGTGGCCGTGCAGCCGGGTGGTTGCTCCGGCCTCATCTACCAGCTCTACTTCGACGAGAGGCTCCTCGACGGAGACGCTGTCCGCGACTACGACGGCGTTGAAGTTGTTGTCGACAAGATGAGCGTCCCGTACCTCAGCGGAGCCAGCATCGACTTCGAGGACACCATCTCCAAGCAGGGTTTCACGATCGACAACCCCAACGCCGGCGGCTCCTGCGCCTGCGGTGATTCCTTCCACTAA
- a CDS encoding DUF3043 domain-containing protein: MFGRKKEAPTAQDIVDQQAAGAAARDTATGKGAPTPKRSAQVAARKRPLVPEDRKASKAAERAAVQEQRLKMRHAMDTGDEKFLPLRDKGPQKRFARDYVDARFSLGEYLMFGALVFVVVSLLVPASSDQMIYVLGGFWVMFLAVFVDVFILSRKLKKRLTEKFGDVERGTVWYGSMRSLQFRRLRLPKPLVKRGEYPA, encoded by the coding sequence GTGTTTGGACGTAAAAAAGAAGCGCCAACGGCGCAGGACATAGTTGACCAGCAGGCGGCCGGGGCAGCAGCCCGGGACACCGCCACCGGCAAGGGCGCGCCCACGCCCAAGCGCAGCGCGCAGGTGGCTGCCCGCAAGCGGCCGCTCGTGCCGGAGGACCGGAAGGCCTCCAAGGCCGCAGAGCGCGCAGCGGTCCAGGAGCAGCGGCTCAAAATGCGGCACGCCATGGACACCGGCGACGAGAAGTTCCTGCCGCTGCGTGACAAGGGTCCGCAGAAGCGCTTCGCCCGTGACTACGTGGACGCCCGTTTCAGCCTCGGCGAGTACCTGATGTTCGGCGCCCTGGTCTTCGTGGTCGTCTCACTCCTCGTCCCGGCCTCCAGCGACCAGATGATCTACGTCCTGGGCGGGTTCTGGGTGATGTTCCTGGCCGTCTTCGTCGACGTCTTCATCCTGTCCCGGAAGCTCAAGAAGCGCCTCACCGAGAAATTCGGTGACGTGGAGCGCGGTACGGTCTGGTACGGCTCCATGCGCTCGCTGCAGTTCCGCCGCCTCCGCCTTCCCAAGCCCCTCGTCAAGCGCGGAGAATACCCCGCCTGA
- a CDS encoding cytochrome c oxidase subunit 4, translating into MKIEARIFGYGVFFFIPVAIAYGLLTNWTEPVGYLALLLVAGLAGMVGAYLAFTGKRIGMRPEDRSDAEIHEGAGEQGHFSPWSWWPLILGLASAGGFLGLAVGFWIVYIAAGLALVGLVGWVYEYSRGDHAH; encoded by the coding sequence GTGAAAATCGAAGCAAGGATTTTTGGATACGGAGTCTTCTTCTTCATCCCGGTCGCTATCGCCTATGGTCTCCTGACCAACTGGACTGAGCCGGTAGGCTACCTGGCGCTCCTGCTGGTCGCTGGCCTTGCCGGTATGGTCGGCGCCTACCTCGCCTTCACCGGCAAGCGCATCGGGATGCGTCCCGAGGACCGCAGCGATGCGGAGATCCACGAGGGTGCCGGCGAGCAGGGCCACTTCAGCCCCTGGAGCTGGTGGCCGCTGATCCTCGGCCTGGCCAGCGCCGGAGGATTCCTCGGCCTGGCTGTAGGATTCTGGATCGTCTACATCGCGGCCGGTCTTGCACTGGTCGGTCTGGTCGGCTGGGTCTATGAATACAGCCGCGGAGACCACGCGCACTAA
- a CDS encoding GntR family transcriptional regulator, protein MAGGIDRNNGTPIYVQLREILRAHIVSACPPGSALPSERDLAVRFGLARMTVRQAIDALVGEEVIERVVGLGTFVRKSKLDLQVKLTSYSEEMQRRGMVPAAKVLSFEQIGASAFLARELQLEEGTPLVRFRRLLLADNEPMSVDENFIPAHRVPGLLDGEPPTSLYNVLSERFGLVMEWGEDMIEATAASPSTARLLNVEVGSPLLKIQRHAFVARAMVDYSVSYYRADRYKLWVPLQRPGVRPTRNYASGYRP, encoded by the coding sequence ATGGCCGGCGGGATCGACCGCAACAACGGCACGCCCATCTATGTCCAGCTACGGGAAATCCTCCGGGCGCACATTGTCAGTGCCTGCCCGCCGGGGTCGGCGCTGCCCTCGGAGCGGGACCTCGCCGTGCGCTTCGGACTGGCCCGGATGACGGTCCGGCAGGCCATCGACGCGCTCGTCGGCGAGGAGGTCATCGAGCGTGTGGTGGGCCTGGGCACCTTTGTCCGCAAATCCAAACTGGACCTGCAGGTCAAGCTGACCTCCTACAGCGAGGAAATGCAGCGCCGCGGTATGGTTCCGGCCGCCAAGGTCCTCAGCTTCGAGCAGATCGGGGCCAGCGCCTTCCTGGCCCGGGAACTCCAGCTGGAGGAGGGGACGCCCCTGGTGCGGTTCCGCCGTCTCCTGCTGGCGGACAACGAGCCCATGAGCGTGGACGAGAACTTCATCCCCGCCCACCGGGTGCCCGGACTGCTCGACGGCGAACCGCCGACCTCGCTCTACAACGTGCTGAGCGAGCGTTTCGGACTGGTGATGGAGTGGGGAGAGGACATGATCGAGGCGACGGCTGCCTCGCCGTCGACAGCCCGCCTGCTCAATGTTGAAGTGGGATCGCCGCTGCTGAAAATCCAACGCCATGCCTTCGTGGCCCGGGCGATGGTGGACTACTCGGTGTCCTACTACCGTGCCGACCGCTACAAGCTCTGGGTGCCCCTGCAGCGGCCCGGCGTCCGCCCGACCCGCAACTACGCCTCGGGCTACCGGCCCTAG
- a CDS encoding dipeptidase: MTPSPAGNPQTAAARAVTVDTGALRQAVTESFDTTIAQLKELVAIPGIAWPSFDAAPLNASADAVAQLVRGNGFHDVRILRCDKADGTPGGPAVVARRPAAAGKPTILLYAHHDVQPTGDLALWETEPFTAVERDGRLYGRGAADDKAGILAHIAAYAAVTRVLGDELGLGVTFFFEGEEEAGSPTFRTFLETHRELLRADVIVVADSSNWKVGIPALTTSLRGLVDGTIEVKVLDHAVHSGMFGGPVLDAPTLLSRLIATLHDDEGNVAIAGLVSRDDVSVDLSEAEYRADASLLDGVRLAGTGTIASRMWTKPALSIIGIDAPAVDVASNTLLPRARAKFSLRLAPGQDPAEAMDAVRRHVEANAPFGAHVVFTPGESGNSFLTDTSSKAASVAMWALGEAWGVPAVETGIGGSIPFIADLTELYPAVQILVTGVEDPDSRAHSANESLHLGDFRNAIVAEALMLARLNAEGLA; the protein is encoded by the coding sequence ATGACACCATCACCCGCGGGGAACCCGCAAACCGCTGCAGCCCGTGCCGTCACCGTCGACACCGGGGCCCTCCGCCAGGCCGTCACTGAATCGTTCGACACCACGATCGCCCAGTTGAAAGAACTCGTCGCCATCCCGGGCATCGCCTGGCCCAGTTTTGACGCCGCCCCGCTGAATGCCAGCGCCGACGCCGTCGCGCAACTGGTGCGCGGCAACGGCTTCCACGACGTCCGGATCCTGCGCTGCGACAAGGCAGACGGGACCCCCGGCGGCCCCGCCGTCGTCGCACGCCGTCCCGCCGCCGCAGGCAAACCGACAATCCTGCTCTACGCGCACCACGATGTGCAGCCCACCGGCGACCTGGCACTGTGGGAGACGGAACCGTTCACCGCCGTCGAGCGCGACGGCCGTCTCTACGGACGCGGCGCGGCCGACGACAAGGCCGGGATCCTGGCCCACATCGCCGCCTACGCGGCCGTGACCCGTGTCCTGGGGGACGAGCTTGGCCTGGGCGTGACCTTCTTCTTCGAAGGTGAAGAGGAAGCCGGGTCCCCGACGTTCCGCACCTTCCTGGAAACCCACCGGGAGCTGCTGCGCGCCGACGTGATCGTCGTGGCGGACTCCAGCAACTGGAAAGTCGGCATCCCGGCCCTGACCACCAGCCTGCGCGGCCTGGTCGACGGCACCATCGAGGTCAAGGTCCTGGACCACGCCGTCCACTCCGGCATGTTTGGCGGTCCCGTGCTGGACGCGCCGACCCTGCTTTCCCGGCTCATCGCCACCCTGCACGACGACGAGGGCAACGTTGCGATAGCGGGCCTGGTCAGCCGGGACGACGTCTCCGTTGACCTCTCCGAAGCGGAATACCGTGCCGACGCCTCGTTGCTCGACGGCGTCCGGCTCGCCGGCACCGGCACAATCGCCTCGCGGATGTGGACCAAACCGGCACTGTCGATCATCGGCATCGATGCCCCGGCCGTGGACGTCGCCTCCAACACCCTGCTGCCCCGCGCGCGGGCCAAGTTCAGCCTCCGGCTCGCGCCCGGGCAGGATCCGGCCGAGGCCATGGACGCCGTCCGCCGGCATGTGGAAGCCAATGCGCCGTTCGGCGCCCACGTTGTCTTCACACCGGGGGAGAGCGGCAACTCCTTCCTCACGGACACCTCCTCCAAGGCTGCCAGCGTCGCGATGTGGGCGCTCGGCGAGGCGTGGGGGGTCCCGGCCGTGGAGACGGGCATCGGCGGCTCGATTCCCTTCATCGCCGATCTGACCGAGCTGTACCCGGCTGTGCAGATCCTGGTCACGGGAGTCGAGGATCCCGATTCGCGGGCGCACAGCGCCAACGAATCCCTCCATCTCGGGGACTTCCGCAACGCCATTGTGGCCGAGGCCCTTATGCTGGCCCGGCTGAATGCGGAGGGACTGGCCTGA
- a CDS encoding quinone-dependent dihydroorotate dehydrogenase, producing the protein MRVYPTFFRLAFSWMDAERAHKIGFRAIRLIHTCGAGRVLQKFTVPAASLQTRAFGLTFPSPFGLAAGFDKEGHGIEALTELGFGHVEVGTITGQAQPGNPAPRLFRLVEDRAVINRMGFNNDGAAAVAPRLKSARAALQRRHPGVRPVIGVNIGKSKIVELEDAVADYLISARSLAPAADYLVVNVSSPNTPGLRLLQDVETLRPLLKAVGEEADKASGRHVPLLVKIAPDLSNDDIDDVARLALDLKLDGIIATNTTIARTGLSSSPDKVAACGAGGLSGAPLKQRSLEVLERLKAATGGRLTLVSVGGVETAQDVQQRLDAGATLVQGYTAFLYEGPFWAARINRTLAKHPSRR; encoded by the coding sequence ATGCGCGTATATCCCACTTTCTTCCGGCTGGCCTTCTCTTGGATGGACGCCGAACGCGCCCATAAAATCGGCTTCAGGGCCATCCGGCTCATCCACACCTGCGGCGCCGGACGGGTGCTGCAGAAGTTCACCGTGCCCGCGGCGTCCCTGCAGACCCGGGCGTTCGGCCTGACGTTCCCCTCGCCGTTCGGCCTGGCGGCCGGCTTCGACAAGGAGGGCCACGGCATCGAGGCCCTGACCGAGCTTGGCTTCGGCCATGTGGAGGTCGGCACCATCACCGGCCAGGCCCAGCCCGGCAATCCCGCCCCGCGGCTGTTCCGCCTGGTTGAGGACCGGGCGGTGATCAACCGGATGGGCTTCAACAACGATGGGGCTGCCGCTGTGGCGCCGCGTCTGAAGTCCGCCCGGGCGGCCCTGCAGCGCCGCCACCCCGGTGTCCGCCCGGTGATCGGGGTCAACATCGGCAAGAGCAAAATTGTGGAACTTGAGGATGCGGTGGCCGATTACCTCATCAGTGCCCGGAGTCTGGCTCCGGCCGCCGACTATCTCGTGGTCAATGTCAGCTCCCCGAACACCCCGGGCCTGCGGCTGCTGCAGGATGTTGAAACGCTGCGCCCGCTGCTGAAGGCAGTGGGGGAGGAGGCGGACAAAGCGTCCGGACGCCACGTTCCGCTGCTGGTCAAAATCGCCCCGGACCTCAGCAACGACGACATCGACGACGTCGCGCGCCTTGCCCTGGACCTGAAACTCGACGGAATCATCGCCACCAACACCACGATCGCCCGCACCGGGCTTTCGTCCAGCCCGGACAAGGTTGCCGCCTGCGGCGCCGGCGGGCTTTCCGGGGCCCCGTTGAAACAGCGGTCGCTGGAAGTGCTGGAGCGGCTGAAGGCGGCAACCGGCGGCCGGCTGACCCTGGTCTCGGTGGGCGGTGTCGAGACCGCGCAGGACGTTCAGCAGCGGCTCGACGCAGGCGCCACCCTCGTGCAGGGTTACACGGCGTTTCTCTACGAAGGTCCGTTCTGGGCGGCCCGCATCAACCGGACGCTCGCGAAGCACCCGTCCCGGCGATAA
- a CDS encoding HPr family phosphocarrier protein: MPVRNAIVQAAIGLHARPAALFVRAVHDTGLPVTISKDGRPGVDARSLLEVMTEDFHFGCMVELAVSPDAVPDRYSPDDVEKALDGLRALLESARSR; the protein is encoded by the coding sequence TTGCCCGTTCGGAACGCAATCGTCCAGGCCGCCATTGGACTGCACGCCCGGCCCGCGGCGCTTTTTGTCCGCGCGGTCCATGACACCGGACTGCCCGTCACCATTAGCAAGGACGGCCGGCCGGGAGTCGACGCCCGTTCCCTGCTCGAAGTCATGACCGAGGACTTCCACTTCGGCTGCATGGTGGAGCTTGCCGTCAGCCCCGACGCCGTCCCGGACCGCTACAGCCCTGACGACGTCGAGAAGGCCCTGGATGGCCTCCGGGCGCTGCTGGAGTCCGCCCGGTCCCGCTGA
- the ctaC gene encoding aa3-type cytochrome oxidase subunit II: MSSQNRTGSRRKQITTITGLALAGALALTGCSPEVQKGWLPTERGTTNHTDRIMDLWVNSWIAALVVGIITWGLMIWCIVAYRRRKGTVGFPRQNSFNLPLEVFYLTIPLFMVLVFFYFTDRDQQAIDNRAEPADVVVDVRGKQWSWDFNYKKGDVIREDVHEAGVQAHLTGEEVDKEKLPTLYLPVNKSVDVELNARDVIHSFWVPAFLQKRDMIPGKTNYMRFTPTKEGTYDGKCAELCGEYHSEMLFRVKVVSDAEFQAHLEKLRQDGNTGLLGEEYDRNPAPTETK; this comes from the coding sequence GTGAGTTCGCAGAACCGAACCGGCAGCCGACGCAAACAGATCACTACGATCACTGGCTTGGCACTCGCCGGCGCGTTGGCTTTGACTGGATGTTCACCAGAGGTACAGAAAGGGTGGCTGCCCACTGAGCGTGGCACCACCAACCACACTGACCGCATCATGGACCTCTGGGTCAACTCATGGATTGCCGCGCTGGTCGTGGGCATTATTACGTGGGGCCTGATGATCTGGTGCATCGTCGCCTACCGGCGGCGCAAAGGCACCGTAGGGTTCCCCCGGCAGAACAGTTTCAACCTGCCGCTCGAGGTCTTCTATCTGACGATCCCGCTGTTCATGGTCCTGGTGTTCTTCTATTTCACCGACCGTGACCAGCAGGCGATCGACAACCGCGCCGAACCCGCCGACGTCGTCGTTGACGTCCGCGGCAAGCAGTGGTCCTGGGACTTCAACTACAAAAAGGGCGACGTCATCCGTGAGGATGTCCACGAAGCCGGAGTCCAGGCGCACCTCACCGGCGAGGAAGTGGACAAGGAAAAGCTGCCCACCCTGTACCTCCCGGTCAACAAATCAGTTGACGTCGAGCTGAACGCCCGCGACGTCATCCACTCCTTCTGGGTCCCCGCCTTCCTGCAGAAGCGCGACATGATCCCCGGAAAGACCAACTACATGAGGTTCACCCCCACCAAGGAGGGGACCTACGACGGCAAGTGCGCCGAACTTTGTGGTGAGTACCACTCCGAAATGCTGTTCCGCGTGAAGGTCGTTTCCGACGCGGAGTTCCAGGCCCACCTGGAGAAGCTCCGCCAGGACGGCAACACGGGCCTCCTCGGCGAAGAGTACGACCGCAACCCGGCCCCGACCGAAACCAAGTAA